One window of Helicobacter winghamensis ATCC BAA-430 genomic DNA carries:
- the proB gene encoding glutamate 5-kinase, with translation MQKNKIEENKKNNRIVIKVGSAILVENQSINLERIKALAQLIAKLRSVYEVILVSSGAVAAGYTEVKLDKENLSNKQALAAIGQPLLMEIYADIFRKYNIITAQMLLTAYDFDSRKHTHNARNAMEVLLANKVLPIINENDVIATGELKYLGFGDNDQLSAHVAHFFGARLLAILSDIDAYFEENPKENPNAKMRKVVTEISNDELCAEASPNNAFATGGIVTKLKAAKFLLENQKEMFLSSGKDLSVLYDFLMHNIHEKGTLFTVN, from the coding sequence ATGCAAAAAAATAAAATAGAAGAAAATAAAAAAAACAATAGAATAGTTATTAAGGTTGGCAGTGCGATTTTGGTAGAAAACCAAAGCATTAATTTAGAGCGGATTAAAGCTTTGGCACAATTAATTGCAAAGCTTAGAAGTGTTTATGAAGTGATTTTGGTAAGTTCTGGTGCAGTAGCTGCTGGATATACAGAAGTAAAACTAGATAAAGAAAATCTTAGTAATAAACAAGCCTTAGCGGCTATTGGACAGCCTTTATTGATGGAAATTTATGCAGATATTTTTAGGAAATATAATATTATAACTGCACAAATGCTGCTTACTGCTTATGATTTTGACTCTAGAAAACATACCCATAATGCGCGCAATGCAATGGAAGTTTTGCTTGCAAATAAGGTATTGCCTATCATTAATGAAAATGATGTGATTGCAACAGGGGAGCTAAAATATCTAGGTTTTGGGGATAATGATCAACTTTCAGCGCATGTAGCACATTTTTTTGGTGCGCGATTATTGGCAATTTTAAGTGATATTGATGCATATTTTGAAGAAAATCCAAAAGAGAATCCTAATGCAAAAATGCGAAAAGTGGTAACAGAAATCTCTAATGATGAGCTTTGTGCAGAAGCATCGCCAAATAACGCTTTTGCTACAGGTGGAATCGTAACAAAACTTAAAGCAGCAAAGTTTTTGTTAGAAAATCAAAAGGAAATGTTTTTATCAAGTGGTAAGGATTTATCTGTTTTATATGATTTTTTAATGCACAATATTCACGAAAAAGGCACATTATTTACAGTAAATTAG
- the obgE gene encoding GTPase ObgE, protein MFVDRVEIFVSSGKGGEGAVSFRREKFVINGGPDGGDGGKGGNVYFQVDRNTDTLSHFRGHKHFKAQNGRPGEGRNKYGKKGENLVIVVPPGTQVFDSQSGELLLDLLDESQKVLFLEGGKGGLGNVHFKSATNQRPTYAQKGLPGIEKILRLELKLIADVGLVGFPNVGKSTLVSVLSNAKPEIANYEFTTLIPSLGIVNVGDYQSFVIADIPGIIGGASEGKGLGIEFLRHIERTQFLLFVLDLANYRDIQEQFSVLRLEVSKFSKKLENRPFGIMFSKSDAVENAGELVESFVKHLECNLKKHAQIPNCFIQKEANDFSVKFDFSKPLFVLGASSVSGENVESLKHLLYASLRESKE, encoded by the coding sequence ATGTTTGTTGATCGTGTTGAAATCTTTGTATCCTCTGGTAAAGGTGGAGAAGGTGCAGTTTCGTTTCGCCGTGAAAAATTTGTCATTAATGGAGGTCCTGATGGGGGCGATGGTGGCAAGGGCGGAAATGTGTATTTTCAAGTAGATAGAAATACAGATACACTTTCGCATTTTAGAGGACACAAACATTTTAAGGCGCAAAATGGACGCCCAGGAGAGGGACGCAATAAGTATGGAAAAAAGGGTGAGAATTTAGTTATTGTTGTGCCACCTGGAACTCAAGTTTTTGATAGTCAAAGTGGTGAGTTGCTTTTAGATTTATTGGATGAATCACAAAAAGTGTTATTTTTAGAAGGTGGCAAAGGAGGGCTAGGGAATGTGCATTTTAAAAGTGCTACAAATCAACGCCCAACTTATGCACAAAAAGGCTTACCCGGGATTGAAAAAATTCTCCGCTTGGAGCTAAAACTTATTGCAGATGTTGGACTTGTGGGATTTCCAAATGTTGGCAAATCCACGCTTGTATCGGTGCTATCTAATGCGAAACCAGAAATTGCAAATTATGAATTTACTACTTTAATTCCAAGTCTTGGTATTGTAAATGTAGGGGATTATCAATCTTTTGTGATTGCTGATATTCCTGGGATTATCGGTGGTGCAAGTGAAGGGAAGGGATTAGGAATTGAGTTTTTGCGCCATATTGAGCGAACACAATTTTTGCTTTTTGTTTTGGATTTGGCAAATTATAGAGATATACAAGAGCAATTTAGTGTGTTGCGCTTAGAAGTGAGTAAGTTTAGCAAAAAGCTTGAAAATCGCCCTTTTGGTATTATGTTTTCAAAAAGTGATGCAGTGGAGAATGCAGGAGAGCTTGTAGAGTCTTTTGTAAAGCACTTAGAATGCAATCTTAAAAAACACGCTCAAATTCCAAATTGTTTTATTCAAAAAGAAGCAAATGATTTTAGTGTGAAATTTGATTTTTCAAAACCGCTTTTTGTGCTAGGAGCTTCAAGTGTTAGTGGCGAAAATGTAGAATCCCTAAAGCATTTGCTTTATGCAAGCCTAAGAGAATCTAAAGAATGA
- the rpmA gene encoding 50S ribosomal protein L27, which produces MAHKKGQGSTQNNRDSAGRRLGVKKFGGQFVRAGNIIIRQRGTKVHPGNNVGMGKDHTIFALIDGIVSFERKDRNRKKVSILPAS; this is translated from the coding sequence ATGGCACACAAGAAAGGTCAGGGTAGCACCCAGAATAACCGCGATTCTGCGGGACGCCGTTTAGGTGTTAAAAAGTTTGGAGGGCAGTTTGTGCGTGCGGGAAATATTATTATCCGTCAAAGAGGGACAAAAGTGCATCCCGGAAATAATGTAGGAATGGGTAAGGATCACACAATTTTTGCATTAATTGATGGAATTGTTTCTTTTGAAAGAAAAGATAGAAATCGCAAAAAAGTTTCTATTCTCCCAGCTTCTTAA
- the rplU gene encoding 50S ribosomal protein L21, with protein MYAIIANGGKQYKVSEGDIILLDCLNLEPKSKVEVAEVLAICNGDDIKLGAPYVSGAKVELEVINEGRGKKVITFKKRRRKDSKTKRGFRRDFTRVRVVKISG; from the coding sequence ATGTATGCAATCATTGCGAATGGAGGCAAACAATACAAGGTGAGCGAAGGTGATATTATTTTGCTAGATTGCTTAAACCTTGAGCCAAAGTCAAAAGTTGAAGTAGCTGAAGTTTTAGCCATCTGTAATGGAGATGATATTAAGCTTGGTGCGCCTTATGTGAGTGGTGCAAAAGTTGAGCTTGAGGTTATCAATGAGGGCAGAGGCAAAAAAGTCATTACTTTTAAGAAACGCCGTAGAAAAGACAGCAAAACTAAGCGCGGTTTTAGAAGAGATTTTACGCGTGTGCGTGTTGTTAAAATCTCAGGCTAG
- a CDS encoding RidA family protein: MEIITTQNAPQAIGPYSQAIKANGMLYTSGQIGLTPQGELQGDISTQTKQVLNNLKEVLKAGNSSMDKVIKTTIFLSNMDDFGIVNAIYAEFFGEHKPARSTIGVKTLPKNALVEIECIALVD; encoded by the coding sequence ATGGAAATTATCACAACGCAAAATGCGCCACAAGCTATTGGTCCTTATTCTCAGGCAATTAAGGCAAATGGAATGCTTTATACTTCGGGGCAAATTGGGCTTACTCCACAAGGGGAGTTGCAAGGCGATATTAGCACGCAAACAAAACAAGTGCTAAATAATCTAAAAGAAGTTCTAAAAGCTGGAAATAGTAGTATGGATAAGGTTATTAAAACAACGATTTTTTTAAGCAATATGGATGATTTTGGAATTGTAAATGCAATTTATGCGGAATTTTTTGGGGAGCATAAGCCAGCTAGAAGCACTATTGGAGTGAAAACTTTGCCAAAAAATGCACTTGTAGAGATTGAATGTATTGCGCTTGTAGATTAA
- a CDS encoding MoaD/ThiS family protein, whose protein sequence is MVEVEFLGPLGNQTHTSNATTLHALKEELQAIPEINAWLKDCAIALNNTIISSLDTPIKDGDKIALLPPVCGG, encoded by the coding sequence ATGGTAGAAGTTGAATTTTTAGGTCCACTTGGCAATCAAACCCACACAAGCAACGCCACAACCTTACACGCCTTAAAAGAGGAACTTCAAGCAATCCCAGAGATTAATGCTTGGCTAAAAGACTGCGCAATTGCTCTTAATAATACAATCATCTCTTCTTTGGATACTCCCATTAAAGATGGCGATAAAATCGCCCTACTTCCTCCAGTGTGTGGCGGATAA
- a CDS encoding molybdopterin synthase catalytic subunit: protein MQDSLLIFEGALNTTEIYTKWCAFGAENNFGANAIFTGIVRAENDCEGLSFDIYTPLLEQWFNAWCKKAQKHDTYLKMAHSKGDVLNHQSSYMAGVFSSQRRATLGIFEDFIEDFKHNAPIWKYDLKNNQRIYAKERSHHLPHSGLLSG, encoded by the coding sequence ATGCAAGATTCTTTATTAATCTTTGAGGGCGCATTAAACACAACAGAAATCTATACAAAATGGTGTGCTTTTGGAGCGGAGAATAACTTCGGAGCAAATGCGATTTTTACTGGAATTGTGCGTGCTGAAAATGATTGTGAAGGCTTGAGCTTTGATATTTACACTCCCCTTTTAGAACAATGGTTTAATGCGTGGTGCAAAAAAGCGCAAAAGCACGATACTTATCTAAAAATGGCGCATTCAAAAGGTGATGTCCTTAATCACCAAAGCTCTTATATGGCGGGAGTTTTTAGCTCCCAAAGACGCGCAACACTAGGGATTTTTGAAGATTTTATTGAAGATTTTAAGCACAATGCGCCCATTTGGAAATATGATTTAAAAAACAATCAACGCATTTACGCAAAAGAGCGCAGCCATCATCTCCCACATAGCGGACTTTTAAGTGGCTAA
- the mobB gene encoding molybdopterin-guanine dinucleotide biosynthesis protein B: MRAIAFTGNSNSGKTTLIEKLALYLRENAPYKRIAIIKHDPKDKAQLDTQGKDSARFFESGADVVILGNTQTTLRFHKALSIESIKTQFSSYDYLFVEGLKELPLPRICVARDFFDTRFLPFIQAIAIDSSIKKESLASYKLQILDLDNPLAILEWINTFIKDIE; the protein is encoded by the coding sequence ATGCGTGCAATTGCATTTACGGGAAATTCCAATAGTGGCAAAACAACTCTTATTGAAAAACTTGCCCTTTACCTAAGAGAAAATGCGCCATACAAACGCATAGCAATCATTAAACACGATCCAAAGGATAAGGCACAGCTTGACACACAAGGAAAGGATTCCGCGCGTTTTTTTGAAAGTGGCGCAGATGTGGTAATTCTAGGAAACACACAAACAACTTTGCGTTTTCATAAAGCCTTAAGTATAGAATCCATAAAGACACAATTTAGCAGTTATGATTATCTTTTTGTAGAGGGCTTAAAGGAATTGCCTTTACCTAGGATTTGCGTGGCTAGAGATTTTTTTGATACACGCTTTTTACCCTTTATTCAAGCAATTGCTATAGATTCTAGCATCAAAAAAGAATCACTAGCTTCCTATAAACTTCAAATTCTAGATTTAGACAACCCTTTAGCAATACTAGAATGGATTAATACTTTTATCAAGGATATAGAATGA
- the mog gene encoding molybdopterin adenylyltransferase: MKQAKIGILTLSDRASAGIYEDISGKAILETLQEYLITPFTYSYCVIADDLELIKEQLIALADKEQCDLIVTTGGTGPAPRDVTPEATEAVCEKMLPGFGELMRQTSLKYVPTAILSRQSAGIYHKSLIINLPGKPKSIRECLDAVFPAVPYCLDLIGAAYLKTNPEVIKAFRPKS, translated from the coding sequence ATGAAACAAGCAAAAATAGGAATCCTAACTCTATCAGATCGCGCAAGTGCAGGGATTTACGAAGATATTTCAGGTAAGGCAATTTTAGAAACTCTACAAGAATATCTTATCACTCCATTTACTTATAGTTACTGCGTGATTGCTGATGATTTAGAACTCATTAAAGAGCAACTCATTGCACTTGCAGATAAAGAACAATGTGATTTGATTGTAACCACAGGTGGCACAGGTCCCGCTCCACGCGATGTTACACCAGAAGCCACAGAAGCGGTATGTGAGAAAATGCTCCCCGGATTTGGCGAACTTATGCGCCAAACTAGTCTAAAATATGTCCCAACAGCAATTTTATCACGCCAAAGTGCAGGAATTTACCACAAAAGCTTAATTATCAATCTCCCGGGCAAACCAAAATCCATCAGAGAATGTTTAGACGCAGTTTTTCCTGCTGTGCCTTATTGCCTTGATTTAATCGGTGCAGCGTATTTGAAAACAAATCCAGAAGTTATTAAAGCATTCCGCCCGAAGTCTTAA
- a CDS encoding peptidylprolyl isomerase, protein MRALILFLLSVFSAVFLNAQEAKNDQEIKNTQEAKVIQAVLETTSGKITLELFPQVAPKAVENFVTHINNGYYNGILFHRVIRQFMIQGGDPTGTGLGGESIWGKDFEDEITKGYAFDRAGILAMANAGANTNGSQFFITTKRASHLNGKHTIFGEISKQHQEESFKTLRKIEYTPTDYADKPIKEQKILKAYIIAN, encoded by the coding sequence ATGAGAGCGTTAATTCTCTTTTTGCTTAGTGTTTTTAGTGCAGTATTTTTAAATGCACAAGAAGCTAAAAATGATCAAGAAATTAAGAATACACAAGAAGCTAAAGTTATTCAAGCGGTGTTAGAGACAACTTCTGGCAAAATCACTTTAGAATTATTTCCGCAAGTTGCGCCAAAAGCAGTGGAAAACTTTGTTACACATATTAACAATGGATATTATAATGGAATTCTTTTTCATCGCGTAATTCGTCAGTTTATGATTCAAGGAGGAGATCCAACAGGAACAGGGCTTGGTGGTGAGTCTATTTGGGGAAAAGATTTTGAAGATGAAATTACAAAGGGATATGCCTTTGATAGAGCCGGGATTTTAGCGATGGCAAATGCAGGGGCTAATACCAATGGAAGTCAATTTTTTATTACTACAAAACGCGCTTCTCATTTAAATGGAAAGCATACAATTTTTGGAGAGATTAGCAAACAGCACCAAGAAGAGAGTTTTAAGACATTGCGCAAAATAGAATATACACCAACAGATTATGCAGATAAACCTATAAAAGAGCAAAAAATTTTAAAAGCATACATTATTGCAAACTAG
- a CDS encoding ribose-phosphate pyrophosphokinase: MQDFRVFTGSAHKEFSNNVARVLDIELSKAEVARFSDGEISVRLCESVRGKDVFIIQPTCAPTNDNLMELLIMVDALKRSSAKSIYAIMPYFGYARQDRKAAPRVPITAKLVADLLQCAGITRLITMDLHAGQIQGFFDIPVDNLYGSIVFKEHIVAKNLKNPIVASPDIGGVARARYFAKLLGLDIVIVDKRREKANESEVMNVIGSVEGKDVILIDDMIDTAGTMVKAASAFKQKGATSVIALGTHAVFSGPAYDRIANSEIDEVIVTDTIPLQQSCEKIKILSVAPLFAEVIRRINNDESVNSLFA; this comes from the coding sequence ATGCAAGATTTTAGAGTTTTTACGGGGAGTGCGCATAAGGAGTTTTCTAATAATGTTGCTAGAGTTTTAGATATTGAGTTATCTAAAGCGGAAGTTGCGCGTTTTAGTGATGGAGAGATTAGTGTGCGTTTATGTGAGAGTGTGCGCGGTAAAGATGTTTTTATTATTCAGCCAACTTGTGCGCCAACAAACGATAATTTAATGGAATTATTAATAATGGTAGATGCTCTAAAACGAAGTTCTGCAAAAAGCATTTATGCGATTATGCCTTATTTTGGCTATGCAAGACAAGATAGAAAGGCAGCTCCACGCGTGCCAATTACTGCAAAACTCGTTGCAGACTTATTGCAATGCGCTGGAATTACGCGTTTAATTACGATGGATTTACACGCTGGGCAAATCCAAGGCTTTTTTGATATTCCCGTGGATAACCTTTATGGTTCTATTGTATTTAAGGAGCATATTGTTGCTAAAAATCTGAAAAATCCAATTGTAGCAAGTCCTGATATTGGAGGCGTTGCGCGTGCTAGATATTTTGCAAAACTTTTAGGGCTTGATATTGTTATAGTTGATAAAAGACGCGAAAAAGCAAACGAAAGTGAAGTAATGAATGTTATTGGAAGTGTGGAAGGTAAGGATGTAATTTTAATTGATGATATGATTGATACTGCTGGCACAATGGTTAAGGCTGCAAGCGCCTTTAAACAAAAGGGTGCAACAAGTGTGATTGCGCTTGGCACACACGCTGTTTTTAGTGGTCCAGCCTATGATAGAATTGCAAATAGTGAGATTGATGAGGTGATTGTTACAGATACAATTCCATTGCAACAGAGTTGTGAAAAGATTAAAATCTTAAGCGTTGCGCCTTTGTTTGCTGAAGTGATTAGAAGGATAAATAATGATGAGAGCGTTAATTCTCTTTTTGCTTAG
- a CDS encoding motility associated factor glycosyltransferase family protein: MHTPPKQSIIETLQNSSPQEIEAFCNARFQNNLNFFKTANYTNLFEALQTPAKEYQLYIGQEGVNILNFKQNTFMYAMTDGKSSMLETHKYCAYNPPINEKWNRIFGDKPSFVDDTFPYSQILVNGILNYMLENSSIADYHLPSDFLPSLNLFGLGGGIFLQILIENYATIHNFFIFEESLDLFRIACFFVDFSLLFSKTQNQAGYIFLESIMKKEYIQNFFLTRKISTSLVRFELMFYQTPITQNARDIVFEVHSQTMRGWGTFEDEMRGITNKLAFPIKKILTKPKRVNAPICVVANGPSLDFLLPFIKENKNKMIIFSCGTALKPLLNYGIKPDFQIEIERHNYLAEVLKSAPLDDIPLIAASVLDENAKKVAKELYLFERDGSSAANLNAPSFKVQFTAPLVGNAGAALASYLGSDVILCGLDCGYKKGSSKHAQNSYYGEEEKEIPKDAYLVSGNFSDDIYSDALFSLSKAALEEAFRALKPFHILNLSDGARINGALPTHHEEFELKTIDKKTALKQIKSLFKDPKKESFYTKETQKYIFEILAFKNKMHDIFKIQVTSKQNLFTALDKAYGVMAKETLNNPFISILFGGTLSHFLYALAFCALHIPHNNMQNLWEKGGELYLIAMDKMLESLRETLFAKSGTLIA; encoded by the coding sequence ATGCACACACCCCCCAAACAAAGTATCATAGAAACATTACAAAACAGCTCCCCACAAGAGATAGAAGCTTTTTGCAATGCGCGTTTTCAAAACAATCTAAATTTTTTTAAAACAGCAAACTATACTAATCTTTTTGAAGCGTTGCAAACTCCAGCTAAAGAATATCAACTCTATATTGGACAAGAAGGCGTTAATATTTTAAATTTCAAACAAAACACCTTTATGTATGCGATGACTGATGGCAAATCCTCAATGCTAGAAACACACAAATATTGCGCTTATAATCCTCCAATCAATGAAAAATGGAATCGCATTTTTGGAGATAAACCTTCTTTTGTGGATGATACATTTCCCTATAGTCAAATACTAGTAAATGGAATTTTAAACTATATGCTTGAAAATAGTAGCATTGCTGACTATCACCTACCTAGTGATTTTCTGCCAAGCTTAAATCTTTTTGGCTTAGGTGGCGGAATCTTTTTGCAAATTTTAATTGAAAATTATGCAACAATCCATAATTTTTTCATTTTTGAAGAATCTTTAGATTTATTTAGAATCGCTTGTTTTTTTGTGGATTTTTCCTTGCTTTTTAGTAAAACGCAAAATCAAGCTGGCTATATTTTTTTAGAAAGCATAATGAAAAAAGAATATATCCAAAACTTTTTTTTAACGCGCAAAATAAGCACTTCTTTGGTAAGATTTGAATTAATGTTTTACCAAACACCCATAACACAAAATGCGCGTGATATTGTTTTTGAAGTGCATTCTCAAACAATGCGTGGTTGGGGAACTTTTGAAGATGAAATGCGCGGGATTACTAATAAACTTGCCTTTCCTATTAAAAAAATACTTACCAAGCCAAAGAGAGTTAATGCTCCAATTTGCGTGGTTGCAAATGGACCAAGTCTTGATTTTTTGCTTCCTTTTATTAAGGAAAATAAAAACAAAATGATTATTTTTAGTTGCGGAACCGCGCTTAAACCTTTGTTAAACTATGGAATCAAGCCAGATTTTCAAATTGAAATTGAACGTCACAATTATCTAGCTGAAGTTTTAAAATCTGCCCCATTAGATGATATTCCTTTAATTGCTGCAAGTGTGCTTGATGAAAACGCAAAAAAAGTTGCCAAAGAGCTTTATTTGTTTGAACGAGATGGAAGCAGTGCGGCAAATTTAAACGCGCCAAGCTTTAAAGTGCAATTTACTGCACCTCTTGTGGGTAATGCTGGAGCAGCGTTAGCAAGTTATTTAGGCAGTGATGTGATTTTATGCGGATTAGATTGTGGCTATAAAAAAGGTTCTAGCAAGCACGCTCAAAACTCTTATTATGGAGAAGAAGAAAAAGAAATCCCAAAAGACGCTTATCTTGTTAGCGGAAACTTTAGCGATGATATTTATTCAGACGCGCTATTTTCGCTCTCAAAGGCAGCCTTAGAAGAGGCATTTAGAGCTTTAAAACCTTTTCATATTTTAAATTTAAGTGATGGAGCAAGGATTAATGGAGCGCTCCCTACCCATCACGAAGAATTTGAATTAAAAACCATTGACAAAAAAACTGCCCTAAAACAAATCAAATCCCTTTTTAAAGATCCCAAAAAAGAAAGTTTCTACACAAAAGAAACGCAAAAATACATTTTTGAAATTCTTGCTTTTAAAAACAAAATGCACGATATTTTTAAGATTCAAGTTACTTCCAAACAAAACTTATTTACAGCCCTAGATAAAGCTTATGGCGTAATGGCAAAAGAAACACTTAATAACCCTTTTATTAGCATACTTTTTGGCGGAACTCTAAGCCACTTTTTATACGCTCTTGCCTTTTGCGCCTTGCATATTCCGCATAACAATATGCAAAACCTTTGGGAAAAGGGTGGCGAACTTTATCTTATAGCAATGGATAAAATGCTAGAATCTTTGCGCGAAACACTTTTTGCAAAAAGTGGAACACTGATTGCTTAA
- a CDS encoding LPP20 family lipoprotein, whose amino-acid sequence MTKTSISLVLAGMLLGSSLFAAQVNSTTSSASVSPVGNAGFQSTSYGRNSNTPSNLQGTEVGGDDIVIPNAPIITPSSIIEISAIGMGVAPESTVSPAQALALAKRAAIVDAYRQIGEKMYGIRVNAQDTVRDMMLKNSTVKTKVLAVIRNAEIVETVYKDGLCQVSMELKLDGKRWYRVLTGEQF is encoded by the coding sequence ATGACAAAAACATCAATTTCGTTAGTTTTAGCAGGAATGCTTTTAGGAAGTAGTTTATTTGCAGCTCAAGTAAATTCAACAACAAGCAGTGCTTCTGTAAGTCCCGTTGGTAATGCAGGATTTCAAAGCACATCTTATGGGAGAAACTCAAACACTCCATCAAACTTACAAGGAACAGAAGTTGGTGGTGATGATATTGTGATTCCAAATGCTCCAATTATCACACCATCAAGCATTATTGAAATTAGCGCCATTGGTATGGGTGTAGCACCAGAATCCACAGTTTCACCAGCACAAGCTCTAGCGCTTGCAAAGCGTGCAGCAATCGTAGATGCTTATCGCCAAATTGGTGAAAAAATGTATGGAATCCGCGTAAATGCACAAGATACAGTGCGTGATATGATGCTAAAGAATTCAACCGTTAAAACAAAAGTTTTGGCAGTAATTCGTAACGCTGAAATTGTAGAAACTGTTTATAAAGATGGTCTTTGCCAAGTAAGTATGGAACTTAAACTTGATGGAAAAAGATGGTATCGCGTATTAACTGGCGAGCAGTTTTAA
- a CDS encoding tRNA1(Val) (adenine(37)-N6)-methyltransferase, giving the protein MQIYQPKDGYCYNSDTLFLHHFAMPFLKKHHAVLEIGAGCGILGMLCARDLPLQLTMIEKNPKMAELCAHNLRVNQIQADLICADFLEFDFLDSKLDKKLESKMQTFNTILSNPPFYHDGVIKSKNSEISSARYAQNLPFFDLVKKVNTLLKPQGEFIFCYDAKAVFSLFSTLEHFKIPPICVRFVYPKIEKSATLVLCRAKKNSKSLCEVKPPLFTHQGSDFTQEVQTIYRHANTWSIKC; this is encoded by the coding sequence ATGCAAATTTACCAACCAAAAGACGGATATTGCTACAATAGCGACACTTTGTTTTTGCATCATTTTGCAATGCCTTTTTTAAAAAAACACCACGCAGTATTAGAAATTGGCGCAGGCTGTGGAATCTTAGGAATGTTGTGTGCTAGGGATTTGCCACTACAGCTTACGATGATTGAAAAAAATCCTAAAATGGCTGAACTTTGCGCGCATAATTTACGCGTTAATCAAATTCAAGCGGATTTAATTTGCGCGGATTTTTTGGAATTTGATTTTTTAGATTCCAAACTTGATAAAAAGTTAGAATCCAAAATGCAAACTTTTAATACAATTTTAAGCAATCCGCCCTTTTATCACGATGGCGTGATAAAATCCAAAAACTCCGAAATTTCTAGCGCGCGTTATGCCCAGAACCTTCCGTTTTTTGACTTAGTAAAAAAAGTCAATACACTTTTAAAGCCACAAGGGGAGTTTATTTTTTGCTACGATGCAAAGGCGGTTTTTAGCCTTTTTAGCACTCTAGAACATTTTAAGATTCCACCCATTTGTGTGCGCTTTGTTTATCCAAAGATAGAAAAAAGCGCAACTTTGGTATTATGTCGCGCTAAGAAAAATTCAAAAAGTTTGTGCGAAGTTAAGCCCCCGCTTTTTACGCATCAAGGAAGCGATTTTACACAAGAAGTGCAAACAATCTATCGCCACGCTAATACTTGGAGCATTAAATGTTAG
- a CDS encoding YkgJ family cysteine cluster protein, which translates to MLEHSNFPYHFNPNKCEECGGKCCTGESGYIFVSPKEIEEIAKFLGLDFENFCNNYVKKVGYRYSLLDITQDNQTYSCIFFKDGICQIYPKRPKQCVTFPFWDYYKEHFNELEKECIGVVKK; encoded by the coding sequence ATGTTAGAACATTCTAATTTTCCATACCACTTTAATCCTAACAAATGCGAAGAATGTGGCGGGAAGTGCTGCACAGGAGAGAGTGGCTATATCTTTGTTTCCCCAAAAGAAATTGAAGAGATTGCAAAGTTTTTGGGATTAGATTTTGAGAATTTTTGTAACAATTATGTAAAAAAAGTTGGCTACCGCTATTCTTTATTGGATATCACACAAGATAATCAAACTTACTCTTGCATATTCTTTAAAGATGGAATCTGTCAAATCTATCCTAAACGCCCAAAACAATGTGTTACTTTTCCTTTTTGGGATTACTATAAAGAACATTTTAATGAATTAGAAAAGGAATGTATCGGTGTGGTTAAAAAATAA